Within the Streptosporangium album genome, the region CCGTCAGCCACGATGAAAATGGCTCACTGTCTGGGCCTACACCGTCAGTCACAGCCAGCTCTTGCTACGAACACGAACGACCGTGCGCGGCGGCGAATACCAGTCCCGCATTGACATCGTCTTCAAGCCCGTCGAAGCGATGAAACTCAGAATCGATTACCACGGACTTGTGATCCGATGCGCAACGCAGGCGGAGACCGAGCGGATCCACTCGGAAGTCAACGGCATCGATCCTGAAGCACGTTGCCTGATCCTGGAGACGGCCGAGGGTCAGGACTATGTCGTGACCTACGCCATCGGTTGGGAAGAGGACATGGAAACCGACCGGGACCCTAGTAGTACTTCGTTAAGTTACGAAGTGTTATGGGGCGCGTACATTTGATGGCATACGTGGCAAGCGCCGGTCCAGGTGGCGAGTAAAGCCTGGAGTTCGCCGAGAACCTCATACAAGGTCAGGCCGGCGCAGGGACTTTTGGGTCTAGCCGTAGTTCGGTACAGAATGCCTGCGCTAATGCGGCCAGGGTGACGTGGCGGTGCCAGCCGAAGAAGCTCCGCCCCTCAAAATGCTTGAGGCCAAGACCGGTATTGAGCTCCCGGTAGTCATGCTCGATCCGCCAGCGGATCTTGGCGAGCCGGACGAGTTCGCGCAGCGGAGTCTCGGCGGGGAGATTGGTGATCCAGTAATCGGTGGGTTCGGATTCGCCTGCCGGCCATTCCACCAGCAGCAAACGCGCAGGCAGGCTGCCGTCGGGGTTGCGGGGGATGTCTTTGTTGGCCAAGAGAACCGGTAGAGCCATGAAGCGTGATCGCATTTTCGCGCCTGGATTACCGCTGGTCTTCCTTGTGCCTTGCCGCCAGGTCACCCGCCGCAGATTCGCCCGCCCTGCCGCCAATGCGAGATTGCGCAGATTCGATGGCTTGCCTGGATAGCGTGGTCTCGGCGGGCGCCCCTTGCCGCTTTATTCCGGCAGTTCAGGCACCGCATCTCCGGGGTAGGCCGACAGATCATCGGAGACGGCCGCCACGTAAGACAGGCCGCGGTCCTCCAGTCCCAGCCGGAAAGCGGTGCAATCGCCATAACCGGAGTCAAAGACCACCGGAAGATCGGTGCCGACTCCCCACTCGTCGTACATCTGGTCGATCATGTTTAACGCCAGTCGCCACTTCTCCTGGTGACCGACGTCCTGAGGGATCTTGCACCGGTCGCGGCGCTTGTGGACCGTTTCCGCCTGAACCGGATCCTCGATCTTGGCCGGGTCCCACGACTCGGGGATGAACAGCCGCCAATTGACCGCGGACGAGGCATGATCGGTGACCAGATGTGCGCTGACGCCGATCTGGCAGTTTCCGGTCTTGCCCAGGGCTTGTTCGTGAATAACTGTCAGAGTTGATCTGCGGGACCGGGTCGACGGTGAGACGCTGGAGCATGACCGCCTCTTCGAAGGAAGATGTACCCGCAGCCGAGCTGCGGGCCAAGTTCGAGCAGATCCTGCCGCACCTTGACGAGCGGTGCCGTCGCCTCTACCTGGCCAGCGAGGCCGCCGTGCTCGGCCATGGCGGGATTGCCCTGGTGGCCGCAGCCTCCGGCATCAGTACCGCCACCATCGCGCGTGGCATCATCGAGCTGGAGACGCACCCCGCGCCGACCCGCCGCATCCGGGCCTCGGGCGCCGGGCGCAAACCGCTGACAGTCACCGACCCCGGCCTGCTACCGGCCCTTGAGTCACTGATCGAGCCGCACACTCGCGGCGACCCCGTCTCCCCACTGCGCTGGACCACGCTGTCGCTGCGCAGCCTGGCCCATGCCCTTTCCGCGCAGAAGCATCCGATCGGTGCCACAACCGTCGGCCACCTGCTGCACGGCCTGGGCTACAGCCTGCAGGGCACGGCCAAGACCACCGAAGGCACCCGGCATCCGGATCGCGACGCCCAGTTTGCCCATCTCAACGCCACCGCCGCCGCCTTCCTCGACGACGACCAGCCGGTGATCAGCATCGACACCAAAGCCAAAGAGTGGCTCGGCAACCGCGACCGGCCTGGACGTACCTGGCAACCGGGAAAGAACCCGATCAAGGTGGACAGCCACACCCTCGTCACCAGCGACCAGCCAGTGGCCATCCCCTACGGAATCTACGACCTCGCCACCAACAGCGGCTGGGTCAACGTCGGAACCGATCACGACACCGCCGAGTTCGCGGTGGAGTCCGTCCGCCGCTGGTGGCGACGCCGCGGTTGTCTCGACCACCCGCACGCCACCCGGCTGTTGATCACCGCGGACGCCGGTGGCTCCAACAACCCCCGCTACTGGACATGGAAGAAGCAACTACACGACTTCGCCCGCGAGAGCGGCCTTGAGATCACGGTCTGCCACTTTCCTCCCGGCACTTCGAAGTGGAACAAGATCGAGCACCGGATGTTCTGCCACATCACCGCCAACTGGCGTGGCCGCCCGCTGACCAGCTACCAGGTCGTCATCGAGACGATCGCCGCGACGACAACAGAGGCCGGACTGAGAGTCAGCGCCGAACTGGACACCGGCAACTACCCACTGGGCACCGCCGTCACGCCCGCCGAGTTCCATGCCCTGCCGATCACACCCGATGCATTCCACGGCGACTGGAACTACACCCTGGCCCCCACCCCTCCCAGACTTTCCGAAGAAGCCGAGACCAACCAACCGATCGATCCGGACGTGACCTGGATGCTCACCGATCCGGCCCTGACCGGCATGCCGCGCTCGGACTTCGCCCGCCTGGTGCAGATCTCGGAGCCCTACTGGGACGCGCTGGCAGAGGCGGCCTTTCAACGCCGTTTCCACCGCCCGCGCCGCTACCTCCATCCGCAGACCAGCAGCCTAGATCACTTCCACCGGCTCCTGACCGCTTTACTCCGTCGCCGCAAGGCCGCGACCAGCACCCTCCTAGCCCGCCTGCTGGGCGTCACCCGCACCAACCTGTCCAACCAGTTCCAAGATGGCCACCGGATCCTCGACCTGCACAAAATCTCCGTCACGCCGATCCCCGGATCGCCCGCACGTACGCTCGAGCAACTGCAAGATCGTATTACGTCCGCCGATGACTGCCCCGCAGATCAACTCTGACAGTTATTCACGAACAAGCCCCCAGCGTCCCGGAATACATCCGGGCCACTCCCGGAGAATTCGGGCCGTCCTTGGGGAAGCCGACATCGTCGATGACGACCGCCTGCGGACCGATCCGTTCCAGCGCCCAATGTGTGAGGTTTTCCCGGACCGGTTCGTAGTCCCAGGTCGAGTCGGCCATGAATTGCTGTAACCGCTGGGTGTCAACTCCCAGACGCTCCGCCATCGGATCCATCGACTTGCGCCGCCCGTCCAGCATCAGCCCCCGCAGATACAACTCGCCGGTGGCGAGTTGATCACGGCGACGAAGCACCCTCCGCAGCATCTGATCTGCAAACTTCTCAAGCCGCGGGCGCACCGGCGCCATCTCGTCAGGTGTCACGACAACATGATCCCGAAGTGACTTCTCAAAATGATCACGCTAGGTGATCGACAATCTAACGAAGTACTACTAGTGCTGGGTTCCTCAAAGGGTGTTGAGCTGAGCGGTGGCCAGCCATCCTGATCAGGGGCATCGTGGATGACAGGGAGGTGGTGTCATCATGCCGAAACTGCTGCACGCTCGAGCGCCGCGAGACGGCGAGGAGGAACGCCAGATCCGTAAACTCGCCGGTGCCCGGCACGCCCCGGCCGACTGGATCCAGCGCGCCCAGATCGTCGTGTTGAGCTGGGAGGAGATGCGCGGCCCGGCCATCGCCGCGATGCTGGGCTGTCATCCGGAGACCGTGCGCCGCCGGTTGCGCCGCTTCAACGCCGAAGGCATCGACGGGCTTGGTGACCGGCCCGGGCCCGGTCGCAGACCGCGGATCACCCAAGCCGAACGATCGCGGCTCATCGCGCTGGTCAAGACGATACCGCCCGGGCGGCTGCGCTGGGAGCCCTGGGGTGAGCTGGAGGCCGACGACGAGGATGGGCCGGCGGTGTGGACCCTGGATGCCCTCACCGCCGCCGCCCGTGAGCAGGGCATCGACATTCACCGTTCCCAGGTGCGCCGGATCCTTCTGA harbors:
- a CDS encoding helix-turn-helix domain-containing protein produces the protein MPKLLHARAPRDGEEERQIRKLAGARHAPADWIQRAQIVVLSWEEMRGPAIAAMLGCHPETVRRRLRRFNAEGIDGLGDRPGPGRRPRITQAERSRLIALVKTIPPGRLRWEPWGELEADDEDGPAVWTLDALTAAAREQGIDIHRSQVRRILLKEGVRWRRTRSWTTSKDPDFAAKERRSSACTPTRRTARSSSAPTSWGR